The proteins below come from a single Sinorhizobium fredii genomic window:
- a CDS encoding amino acid ABC transporter permease, which produces MNYHFEFGWLFEYYPQIVKGIAITIQLIAVGAVAGISLGIVCAWVRALGPLWLKPVVAAYVELIRNTPFLIQLFFIFFGLPSLGLQLSELQAANIAMVVNLGAYSSEIIRAGIQATPKGQFEAGASLAMTPFETFRYVVLIPSLQRIWPALSSQVVIVMLGSAVVSQIAAEDLTFAANFIQSRTFRAFEAYFVSTAVYLLLAILLRQVLGMVGWLIFPRRAAR; this is translated from the coding sequence TTGAACTATCACTTCGAATTCGGCTGGCTCTTCGAATACTACCCGCAGATCGTAAAGGGGATCGCAATCACGATCCAACTGATCGCCGTCGGCGCCGTCGCGGGCATTTCGCTCGGCATCGTCTGCGCCTGGGTGCGGGCGCTCGGACCCCTGTGGCTGAAGCCGGTGGTCGCCGCCTATGTGGAGCTGATCCGCAACACGCCGTTCCTGATCCAGCTCTTCTTCATCTTCTTCGGCCTGCCGTCACTGGGGCTGCAGCTCAGCGAACTGCAGGCGGCAAATATCGCCATGGTCGTCAATCTCGGCGCCTATAGCTCAGAAATCATTCGGGCCGGCATCCAGGCGACGCCGAAGGGCCAGTTCGAGGCGGGCGCCAGCCTTGCCATGACCCCCTTCGAGACCTTCCGGTATGTGGTGCTCATCCCGTCGCTTCAGCGCATCTGGCCGGCGCTGTCGTCACAGGTCGTGATCGTCATGCTCGGCTCCGCCGTCGTCTCGCAAATCGCCGCCGAGGACCTGACCTTCGCCGCCAACTTCATCCAGTCGCGCACCTTCCGCGCTTTCGAGGCCTATTTCGTCTCGACCGCCGTCTACCTGCTGCTAGCCATCCTGCTCCGCCAGGTCCTCGGCATGGTCGGCTGGCTCATCTTCCCGAGGAGGGCGGCCAGATGA
- a CDS encoding amino acid ABC transporter permease, which translates to MIEFTIWDILRNLLLATRWTLLLSLVSFVGGGMVGLLLLFLRISRRKWARAVAKYYIELFQGTPLLMQLFIAFFGLGLFGIDVPAWLAAGVALILWSAAFLGEIWRGCVEAIAKGQWEASASLGMGRLQQMRYVILPQAMRIAVPPTVGFSVQVIKGTALTSIIGFVELSKAGTVVTNATFQPFTVYGLVALIYFALCWPLSKSSQILERKLNVAHRNH; encoded by the coding sequence ATGATCGAGTTCACCATCTGGGACATCCTGCGCAACCTGTTGCTTGCCACCCGCTGGACGCTCCTGCTCTCGCTCGTCTCCTTCGTCGGCGGCGGCATGGTCGGGCTGTTGCTGCTCTTCCTGCGGATCAGCCGGCGCAAGTGGGCGCGGGCGGTGGCGAAATACTATATCGAGCTGTTCCAGGGGACGCCGCTCCTGATGCAGCTCTTCATCGCCTTCTTCGGGCTCGGCCTGTTCGGTATCGACGTGCCGGCCTGGCTGGCGGCGGGCGTCGCGCTGATCCTTTGGAGCGCCGCTTTCCTCGGCGAGATCTGGCGCGGCTGCGTCGAGGCGATCGCCAAGGGACAATGGGAGGCCTCGGCCAGCCTCGGCATGGGCCGGCTGCAGCAGATGCGCTACGTCATCCTGCCGCAGGCGATGCGGATCGCCGTGCCGCCGACCGTCGGATTCTCGGTGCAGGTGATCAAGGGAACGGCCCTGACCTCAATCATCGGCTTCGTGGAACTGTCGAAGGCCGGCACCGTCGTCACCAATGCCACCTTCCAGCCCTTCACCGTCTACGGTCTCGTGGCGCTCATTTATTTCGCGCTCTGCTGGCCCCTGTCCAAGAGCAGCCAGATCCTCGAAAGGAAGCTCAATGTCGCTCATCGAAATCACTGA
- a CDS encoding amino acid ABC transporter ATP-binding protein, with translation MSLIEITDVRKSFGDNEVLKGIDLDVAPGEVIAIIGKSGSGKSTLLRCINGLETISDGSISVAGTQLLDDEAHLKALRLKVGMIFQQFNLFPHLTVGGNVMLSQMVVKKTPKPEAEAMARKMLERVGLSQKFDAYPDELSGGQQQRVAIARALAMQPIALLCDEITSALDPELVAEVLAVVRELAAEGMTLLMVTHEMKFARDVCSRVVFMHQGRVHEIGRPEEVFANPRTPELKQFLGAH, from the coding sequence ATGTCGCTCATCGAAATCACTGACGTCCGCAAGAGCTTCGGTGACAACGAGGTGCTGAAGGGCATCGATCTCGATGTCGCGCCGGGCGAGGTGATCGCCATCATCGGCAAGAGCGGATCGGGCAAGTCGACGCTGTTGCGCTGCATCAACGGGCTCGAGACGATCAGCGACGGATCGATCTCGGTCGCCGGCACCCAGCTTCTCGACGACGAGGCGCATCTGAAGGCGCTGCGGCTGAAGGTCGGGATGATTTTCCAGCAGTTTAACCTCTTTCCGCATCTGACGGTCGGCGGCAATGTCATGCTGTCGCAGATGGTCGTGAAGAAGACGCCGAAGCCGGAGGCGGAGGCGATGGCTCGCAAGATGTTGGAGCGGGTCGGCCTCAGCCAGAAATTCGACGCCTATCCGGACGAGCTCTCCGGCGGCCAGCAGCAGCGTGTCGCGATCGCTCGCGCGCTTGCGATGCAGCCGATCGCATTGCTCTGCGACGAGATCACCTCGGCGCTCGATCCGGAATTGGTGGCGGAGGTGCTGGCGGTGGTGCGCGAGCTTGCCGCCGAAGGCATGACGCTGCTGATGGTCACCCATGAGATGAAGTTCGCCCGCGACGTCTGTTCGCGGGTCGTCTTCATGCATCAGGGCCGCGTCCACGAGATCGGTCGGCCGGAGGAGGTTTTTGCCAATCCGCGGACGCCGGAGTTAAAGCAGTTCCTCGGGGCCCACTGA
- a CDS encoding cupredoxin domain-containing protein, translating to MSAVRVRAALLTLLLGATAAPSQAETIKVMIDRLVYVPTEIEAKPGDEIEWINKDALVHTATVKGGADVLIPAKRSGRLLLKESGSFDYICRYHPNMKGRITVRP from the coding sequence ATGAGTGCGGTGCGAGTGCGAGCGGCCCTTTTAACTCTGTTGCTGGGAGCGACCGCCGCTCCTTCGCAGGCAGAAACCATAAAGGTGATGATCGACCGTCTCGTCTACGTGCCGACGGAAATCGAGGCGAAGCCTGGCGACGAGATCGAGTGGATCAACAAGGATGCGCTCGTCCACACCGCCACGGTGAAGGGCGGCGCCGACGTGCTCATTCCGGCAAAGCGATCGGGCCGGCTCCTGCTAAAGGAGTCAGGCAGTTTCGACTATATCTGCCGCTACCACCCGAACATGAAGGGCCGCATCACCGTGCGGCCCTGA
- a CDS encoding DUF4142 domain-containing protein: MTIRLTTAAAAIALIFAANGALGADKPTDPQIAHIAYTAGVLDIEAAKQAIATSKNKAVVEFAETMVRDHEAVNSQALDLVKKLNVTPEDNDTSKALSQAAEAKRQELAKLTGAEFDKAYVEHEVAYHKQVNGALETMLIPAAQNGELKSLLETGLKLFQGHQQHAEHVATELK, from the coding sequence ATGACCATCCGACTGACGACCGCGGCAGCGGCAATCGCGCTCATCTTCGCCGCCAACGGCGCGCTCGGCGCCGACAAGCCGACCGATCCGCAGATCGCCCATATCGCCTATACGGCCGGCGTGCTCGACATCGAAGCGGCGAAACAGGCGATCGCCACCTCCAAGAACAAGGCCGTCGTCGAATTCGCCGAGACGATGGTGCGCGACCACGAGGCGGTGAACAGCCAAGCCCTCGACCTCGTCAAGAAATTGAACGTCACGCCGGAAGACAACGACACCAGCAAGGCACTGTCGCAGGCGGCCGAAGCGAAGCGCCAGGAACTGGCAAAGCTGACGGGCGCCGAGTTCGACAAGGCCTATGTCGAGCACGAGGTCGCCTACCACAAGCAGGTCAATGGCGCGCTCGAAACAATGCTGATTCCGGCGGCCCAGAACGGCGAGCTCAAGAGCCTGCTCGAAACCGGGCTGAAGCTCTTCCAGGGTCATCAGCAGCACGCCGAACATGTCGCGACGGAGCTGAAATGA
- a CDS encoding RNA polymerase sigma factor, producing MPSVEIRHRLKSPPSAEDIESFRAVMQAHNRKLYRIARSIVRNNNDAEDVLQEAYVRAFTHFAEFRGDAAITTWLARIVINEALGRLRKSRRQMALVESMRQSHQAEIIAFPLNTNTSDPEKTMAQREILDLVERLTDHLPDAYRTVFVLRVIEGLNNEETAALLGLRPETVRTRLHRARQLLKQQLEKQIGPVLLDAFPFAGKRCERLTEAVLARISGQTIEADE from the coding sequence ATGCCCAGCGTTGAGATCCGCCATCGCCTGAAAAGCCCGCCCAGTGCGGAGGATATCGAAAGCTTTCGCGCCGTCATGCAGGCGCATAACCGCAAGCTCTATCGGATCGCGCGGAGCATCGTTCGCAACAACAATGACGCGGAAGACGTGCTGCAGGAGGCCTATGTACGCGCCTTCACGCATTTTGCCGAATTCCGCGGCGACGCCGCAATCACCACCTGGCTTGCCCGCATCGTCATCAACGAGGCGCTCGGCCGACTGCGCAAGAGCCGGCGCCAGATGGCGCTCGTCGAGAGCATGCGGCAATCGCATCAGGCGGAGATCATCGCCTTCCCGCTGAACACAAACACGAGCGACCCGGAAAAGACCATGGCCCAGCGAGAGATTCTCGACCTTGTCGAACGGCTGACGGATCACCTTCCGGACGCCTACCGGACCGTTTTCGTGCTACGCGTCATCGAAGGCCTCAACAACGAGGAAACTGCCGCCCTGCTCGGGCTCCGCCCCGAGACCGTCCGCACGCGGCTGCATCGGGCGCGCCAGCTGCTGAAGCAGCAACTAGAAAAGCAGATTGGCCCAGTCCTGCTCGATGCCTTCCCCTTCGCCGGGAAACGCTGCGAGCGCCTGACCGAGGCCGTCCTCGCCCGCATCTCCGGCCAAACGATAGAAGCCGACGAATAA
- a CDS encoding acylphosphatase: MADERKAALVRITGRVQGVCFRVWTRDEAERLGLAGWVRNESDGSVTALIAGTGPAVDTMLGRFWKGPPGAAVASVASEDASSTEAPAGFRITR; encoded by the coding sequence ATGGCGGACGAACGCAAGGCGGCTTTGGTGCGGATCACCGGCAGGGTGCAAGGGGTGTGCTTCCGTGTCTGGACGCGCGACGAGGCCGAACGCCTCGGACTTGCCGGCTGGGTGCGCAACGAAAGCGACGGTTCGGTGACCGCCCTGATCGCTGGTACTGGTCCGGCGGTCGACACGATGCTCGGTCGGTTCTGGAAGGGACCCCCGGGTGCCGCCGTCGCCAGCGTTGCGAGCGAGGATGCATCTTCCACTGAAGCGCCGGCGGGGTTTCGCATTACCCGCTAG
- the pcaF gene encoding 3-oxoadipyl-CoA thiolase — protein MRDTYICDYIRTPIGRFGGSLSSVRPDDLGAIPLKALAERNASVDWEAVDDVIFGCANQAGEDNRNVARMSSLLAGLPVAVPGTTINRLCGSGMDAVIAAARAIKAGEAELMIAGGVESMSRAPFVLPKADSAFSRHAEIHDTTIGWRFVNPLMKAQYGVDSMPETGENVAEDFKISREDQDAFAVRSQAKAAAAQANGRLTREIVAVTIPQKKGEPLVVDRDEHPRATTIETLAKLKAPFRAGGSVTAGNASGVNDGAAALIIASEAAARKHGLKPIARILGGATAGVPPRIMGIGPLPASQKLMARLGMTQDQFDVIELNEAFASQGLAVLRELGIADDDPRVNRNGGAIALGHPLGMSGARITGTAALELAETGGRYSLSTMCIGVGQGIAVALERV, from the coding sequence ATGCGCGACACTTATATCTGCGATTACATTCGCACCCCGATCGGCCGCTTCGGCGGTTCGCTCTCCTCTGTGCGCCCCGACGACCTCGGCGCCATCCCGCTGAAGGCGCTTGCCGAGCGCAATGCTTCGGTCGACTGGGAGGCGGTCGATGACGTGATCTTCGGCTGCGCCAACCAGGCGGGCGAAGACAACCGCAATGTCGCGCGCATGTCGTCGCTTCTCGCCGGACTGCCGGTCGCCGTCCCCGGCACGACGATCAACCGGCTCTGCGGCTCCGGCATGGATGCGGTGATCGCAGCCGCCCGCGCCATCAAGGCCGGCGAGGCCGAACTGATGATCGCCGGCGGCGTCGAATCCATGTCGCGGGCGCCGTTCGTCCTGCCAAAGGCCGACAGCGCATTTTCGCGTCACGCCGAAATCCACGACACGACCATCGGCTGGCGCTTCGTCAACCCGCTGATGAAGGCGCAATACGGCGTCGATTCGATGCCGGAGACCGGCGAGAACGTTGCCGAAGATTTTAAAATCTCGCGCGAGGACCAGGACGCCTTTGCCGTGCGCAGCCAGGCAAAGGCTGCGGCCGCCCAGGCGAACGGCCGGCTCACCCGGGAGATCGTCGCCGTCACCATACCTCAGAAGAAGGGCGAGCCGCTCGTCGTCGACAGGGACGAGCATCCGCGCGCCACGACGATCGAAACGCTTGCCAAGCTGAAGGCGCCGTTCCGCGCCGGCGGCTCCGTCACCGCCGGCAATGCCTCCGGCGTCAATGACGGCGCGGCGGCACTGATCATCGCCTCAGAGGCGGCGGCAAGAAAACACGGCCTGAAGCCCATCGCCCGCATTCTCGGCGGCGCCACGGCCGGCGTGCCGCCACGCATCATGGGCATCGGTCCTTTGCCCGCCTCGCAGAAGCTGATGGCGCGGCTCGGCATGACGCAGGACCAGTTCGACGTCATCGAACTCAACGAGGCCTTCGCCAGCCAGGGGCTTGCCGTGCTGCGTGAACTCGGAATCGCCGACGACGACCCGCGCGTCAACCGCAACGGCGGCGCGATCGCGCTCGGCCACCCCCTCGGCATGTCGGGCGCCCGCATCACCGGCACCGCGGCGCTGGAGCTCGCCGAAACGGGCGGACGCTATTCGCTCTCCACCATGTGCATCGGCGTCGGCCAGGGCATCGCGGTAGCGCTGGAACGGGTTTAG
- a CDS encoding CoA-transferase subunit beta, whose translation MTDFTPTEMMTIAAARELSNDDVCFVGIGAPSAACNVARLTHAPGITLIYESGTVGTKPDVLPLSIGDGELCDTALFTVSVSEMFRYWLQGGRITTGFLGGAQIDRFANLNTTVVGPYDHPKVRLPGGGGAPEIASNCGRIFITMALSKRGFVEKLPFVTSMGHGEGGNTREKLGLKTKGPTRVITDLCILEPDSETKELTVVSIHPGVSRERIVENCAWPIKFAETVIETPAPTETELSVLRDINARTKKAHEGTGPGKEAA comes from the coding sequence ATGACGGATTTCACCCCCACTGAAATGATGACCATCGCCGCGGCGCGCGAACTTTCCAACGACGACGTCTGCTTCGTCGGCATCGGGGCGCCTTCGGCCGCCTGCAACGTCGCCCGGCTGACGCATGCGCCGGGCATCACGCTGATCTACGAGAGCGGCACCGTCGGCACAAAGCCGGACGTGCTGCCGCTGTCGATCGGCGACGGCGAGCTCTGCGATACCGCGCTCTTCACCGTCTCGGTTTCGGAAATGTTCCGCTATTGGCTACAGGGTGGCCGCATCACGACCGGCTTCCTCGGCGGTGCGCAGATCGACCGCTTCGCCAATCTCAACACCACCGTCGTCGGCCCCTACGACCACCCAAAGGTCCGCCTGCCGGGCGGCGGCGGCGCGCCGGAGATCGCCTCCAATTGCGGCCGCATCTTCATCACCATGGCGCTTTCGAAGCGCGGCTTCGTCGAGAAGCTCCCCTTCGTCACCTCGATGGGCCATGGCGAGGGCGGCAACACCCGCGAAAAACTCGGCCTGAAGACCAAGGGGCCAACGCGCGTCATCACTGATCTGTGCATCCTCGAGCCGGATTCGGAGACGAAGGAACTGACCGTCGTCTCGATCCATCCGGGCGTCAGCCGCGAGCGGATCGTCGAGAATTGCGCCTGGCCGATTAAATTCGCCGAGACCGTTATCGAAACCCCTGCGCCGACCGAGACGGAGCTCTCGGTGCTGCGCGACATCAACGCCCGCACCAAGAAGGCCCATGAGGGCACCGGGCCGGGCAAGGAGGCCGCCTGA
- a CDS encoding CoA transferase subunit A, protein MARIMSLAEAVAENVRDGDTVAMEGFTHLIPYAAGHEVIRQGRKDLFLVRMTPDILYDQLIGVGAARGMKFSWGGNPGVGSLHRFRDAVENQWPRPLEIEEHSHAAMANAYEAGAANLPFAMLRGYIGADLPKVNPNIKSVTCPFTGEVLAAVPAIRPDVTIIHAQRADRKGNVLLEGIVGVQKEAVLAARRSIVTVEEIVDELSPPSPNSVVLPTWAVTAVTHVPGGAFPSYAHGYYPRSNAFYIRWDEIARDRETFTAWIKENVLDARPEDYARHAAKTAAKVA, encoded by the coding sequence ATGGCTCGCATAATGTCGCTCGCCGAGGCGGTGGCGGAGAATGTCCGCGACGGTGATACCGTCGCCATGGAGGGATTCACACACTTGATCCCCTATGCCGCCGGGCACGAGGTGATCCGCCAGGGTAGAAAGGATCTGTTCCTCGTCCGCATGACGCCGGACATTCTTTATGACCAGCTCATCGGTGTCGGTGCCGCGCGGGGCATGAAGTTCTCCTGGGGCGGCAATCCGGGCGTCGGCTCGCTGCACCGATTCCGCGATGCGGTCGAGAACCAATGGCCGCGGCCACTCGAGATCGAGGAGCACTCGCATGCGGCGATGGCGAACGCCTATGAGGCGGGCGCCGCAAACCTGCCCTTCGCCATGCTGCGCGGCTATATCGGCGCCGACCTGCCGAAGGTGAACCCGAACATCAAAAGCGTGACCTGCCCCTTCACCGGCGAAGTTCTGGCTGCAGTGCCGGCGATCCGGCCGGACGTGACGATCATCCACGCGCAGCGCGCGGACCGCAAAGGCAACGTCCTGCTCGAAGGCATCGTCGGCGTCCAGAAGGAGGCGGTGCTTGCCGCCAGGCGCTCGATCGTCACCGTCGAGGAGATCGTCGACGAACTCTCGCCGCCCTCTCCCAATTCCGTCGTACTGCCGACCTGGGCGGTGACGGCCGTCACCCATGTGCCGGGCGGCGCCTTCCCCTCCTACGCGCATGGCTACTATCCGCGGTCGAATGCCTTTTACATACGCTGGGACGAGATCGCACGAGACCGGGAGACGTTCACGGCCTGGATTAAGGAAAACGTGCTCGACGCTCGGCCCGAAGACTACGCCCGCCATGCCGCGAAGACTGCGGCCAAGGTCGCTTGA